A genomic stretch from Anabaena sphaerica FACHB-251 includes:
- a CDS encoding DUF655 domain-containing protein, giving the protein MSEILRCRYIHKVKYLLYNNFEFLAIDNKFAVIDNQTVITGSHNWSEAGNHGNDETLVIIENPEVAAHYQREFNRLYATVKPGLPSTIQAKIDVQIKQCPQIKTPSSLPDLTNQKINLNTATQQELETLPGVGKKLAQRIIIARQQQKFTSLQDLEKVPGISAKMVEKWQVSVTW; this is encoded by the coding sequence GTGAGTGAGATTTTACGTTGTAGATATATTCACAAAGTAAAATACTTGCTATATAATAACTTCGAGTTTTTAGCTATAGATAATAAATTTGCAGTTATAGATAACCAAACAGTAATTACTGGTTCACACAATTGGTCAGAAGCAGGTAATCATGGTAATGATGAAACTTTAGTAATCATTGAGAATCCGGAAGTAGCTGCACATTATCAACGTGAATTTAACCGTCTTTATGCTACAGTTAAACCAGGTTTACCGTCAACAATTCAAGCAAAAATTGATGTTCAAATCAAGCAATGTCCTCAAATCAAAACTCCATCATCTCTTCCCGATTTAACAAACCAAAAAATTAATCTCAACACAGCAACACAACAAGAATTAGAAACTCTTCCCGGAGTGGGTAAGAAATTAGCACAAAGGATAATTATTGCCCGTCAACAGCAAAAATTTACATCTTTACAAGACTTAGAAAAAGTACCGGGTATCAGTGCTAAAATGGTAGAAAAATGGCAAGTCAGTGTAACTTGGTAG